Proteins encoded in a region of the Pseudomonas shahriarae genome:
- a CDS encoding urease accessory protein UreD, which yields MTVPAPTALFTPSWHAALELGYARFGASTRPVMRRHLGPLRVQKHLYAEGPEVCQHIIVHPPGGIAGGDRLEITAHLAEGAWAQLTSPGAAKWYRASGPAYQQVALTVEAGATLEWLPQETIVFSAAQAELSTRIDLHGDARLLYWDVVALGRPASGERFERGHFQSHLDIRRDGQLLWHERQRIVGDDGLLDSPIGLDGQPVFATLLVTGEIDSELLEQCRALSHAVRGDLTQLPGLLVARCLASETLLARAWLIDLWRLLRPALLGREAVPPRIWNT from the coding sequence ATGACCGTTCCTGCCCCCACCGCCCTGTTCACCCCCAGCTGGCACGCCGCGCTGGAGTTGGGCTATGCACGCTTCGGCGCCAGCACACGCCCGGTGATGCGCCGCCACCTGGGCCCGCTGCGGGTGCAAAAGCACCTGTACGCCGAAGGCCCCGAGGTGTGCCAGCACATCATCGTGCACCCGCCGGGCGGGATTGCCGGAGGGGATCGCCTGGAGATCACCGCCCACCTGGCTGAGGGCGCGTGGGCGCAATTGACCAGCCCCGGCGCCGCCAAGTGGTACCGCGCCAGCGGGCCGGCCTATCAGCAGGTGGCTTTGACGGTCGAGGCCGGCGCCACCCTGGAGTGGCTGCCCCAGGAAACCATCGTGTTCAGTGCGGCCCAGGCCGAACTCAGCACCCGCATCGACCTGCACGGCGACGCCCGGCTGTTGTACTGGGATGTGGTGGCGCTGGGGCGCCCGGCCAGTGGCGAGCGTTTCGAGCGCGGGCACTTCCAGTCGCACCTGGACATCCGCCGCGACGGCCAGTTGCTCTGGCATGAGCGCCAGCGCATCGTCGGCGACGACGGCCTACTCGACTCGCCGATCGGCCTGGATGGCCAGCCGGTGTTTGCCACCTTGCTGGTGACCGGTGAAATCGACAGTGAACTGCTGGAACAGTGTCGCGCCCTGTCCCATGCAGTACGCGGCGACCTGACCCAGTTGCCGGGCTTGCTGGTGGCGCGCTGCCTGGCCAGCGAGACCCTGCTGGCGCGGGCGTGGTTGATTGATTTATGGCGACTGTTGCGCCCGGCACTGCTGGGGCGTGAGGCTGTACCCCCAAGAATTTGGAACACATGA
- the urtE gene encoding urea ABC transporter ATP-binding subunit UrtE: protein MLQVDKLHQYYGGSHILRGLSFDVKVGEVTCLLGRNGVGKTTLLKCLMGLLPAKEGAVNWEGKAITGFKPHQRVHAGIAYVPQGREIFGRLTVEENLLMGLSRFPGSEAREVPAFIYELFPVLLQMKHRRGGDLSGGQQQQLAIGRALASRPRLLILDEPTEGIQPSVIKEIGAVIKKLAERGDMAILLVEQFYDFAAELADQYLVMSRGEIVQQGRGENMEADGVRGLVTI from the coding sequence ATGTTGCAAGTCGACAAGCTGCACCAGTACTACGGCGGCAGCCACATCCTGCGCGGCCTTTCGTTCGACGTGAAAGTCGGTGAAGTCACCTGCCTGCTCGGCCGTAACGGCGTGGGCAAGACCACCCTGCTCAAATGCCTGATGGGCCTGCTGCCCGCCAAGGAAGGTGCGGTGAACTGGGAAGGCAAGGCCATCACCGGCTTCAAGCCGCACCAGCGGGTACACGCCGGCATCGCCTACGTGCCCCAGGGCCGCGAGATTTTCGGCCGGCTGACGGTGGAAGAAAACCTGCTGATGGGCCTGTCGCGTTTTCCCGGCAGCGAAGCCAGGGAAGTCCCGGCGTTTATCTACGAGCTGTTCCCAGTGCTGCTGCAAATGAAGCACCGGCGCGGTGGCGACCTGTCCGGTGGGCAACAGCAACAACTGGCCATCGGGCGCGCCCTGGCCAGCCGTCCGCGCCTGTTGATCCTCGATGAGCCCACCGAAGGTATCCAGCCGTCGGTGATCAAGGAGATCGGCGCGGTGATCAAGAAGCTCGCCGAGCGCGGCGACATGGCGATTTTGCTGGTGGAGCAGTTCTACGATTTTGCCGCCGAACTGGCCGATCAATACCTGGTGATGTCCCGGGGTGAGATCGTCCAGCAGGGCCGTGGTGAAAATATGGAGGCCGACGGTGTACGCGGCCTGGTTACCATCTAA
- the urtD gene encoding urea ABC transporter ATP-binding protein UrtD, translating into MRVTATDQFMLEPIIEPNRDQGTSRDAIGLGQAAGKGLNTRHGTILTLEDISVSFDGFKALNDLNLYIGVGELRCIIGPNGAGKTTLMDVITGKTRPSHGKAWFGETLDLTRMSEVQIAQAGIGRKFQKPTVFEALSVFENLELAQKTDKSVWASLRARLSGEQKDRIEEVLDTIRLTTSVQRPAGLLSHGQKQFLEIGMLLMQDPQLLLLDEPVAGMTDAETEFTAELFKRLAGKHSLMVVEHDMGFVGSIADHVTVLHQGSVLAEGSLEQVQENERVIEVYLGR; encoded by the coding sequence ATGAGAGTCACGGCAACCGACCAGTTCATGCTCGAACCGATCATCGAACCGAACCGCGACCAGGGCACCAGCCGCGACGCCATCGGCCTCGGCCAGGCCGCCGGCAAGGGCCTCAATACCCGCCATGGCACGATCCTGACCCTGGAAGATATCAGCGTCAGCTTCGATGGTTTCAAGGCCCTCAACGACTTGAACCTGTACATCGGCGTCGGCGAATTGCGCTGCATCATCGGCCCCAACGGCGCGGGCAAGACCACGCTGATGGACGTCATCACCGGCAAGACCCGCCCCAGCCACGGCAAGGCGTGGTTCGGTGAAACCCTGGACCTGACGCGCATGAGCGAAGTGCAGATCGCCCAGGCCGGTATCGGCCGCAAGTTCCAGAAGCCCACGGTGTTCGAGGCCCTGAGCGTGTTCGAGAACCTGGAGCTGGCACAGAAGACCGACAAATCGGTGTGGGCCAGCCTGCGCGCGCGTCTGAGCGGTGAACAGAAAGACCGCATTGAGGAGGTGCTCGACACTATTCGCCTGACCACGTCGGTACAGCGCCCGGCCGGCTTGCTGTCCCACGGCCAGAAGCAGTTCCTGGAGATCGGCATGCTGCTGATGCAAGACCCGCAACTGTTGCTGCTCGACGAGCCCGTGGCCGGCATGACCGACGCCGAGACCGAGTTCACCGCCGAACTGTTCAAGCGCCTGGCGGGCAAGCATTCGCTGATGGTGGTGGAGCACGACATGGGCTTTGTCGGCTCGATTGCCGACCATGTGACGGTGCTGCACCAGGGCAGCGTGCTGGCCGAAGGGTCGCTGGAGCAGGTGCAGGAAAACGAGCGGGTGATCGAGGTGTACCTCGGTCGTTGA
- the urtC gene encoding urea ABC transporter permease subunit UrtC, producing MNQPLMLTAAQKAGPKVTIAVGVVILAVLLALPLLSLLPADNALHVSAYTLTLVGKILCYAIVALALDLVWGYAGMLSLGHGLFFALGGYAMGMYLMRQAAGSELPAFMTFLSWTELPWYWLGTQHFLWALCLVVLAPGLLALVFGFFAFRSRIKGVYFSIMTQALTFAGMLLFFRNETGFGGNNGFTNFRSILGFGITEPGTRAVLFLATVLLLVGSLFIGWRLARSKFGRVLTALRDAENRLMFCGYDPRGFKLFVWVLSAVLCGLAGALYVPQVGIINPSEMSPTNSIEAAVWVALGGRGTLIGPLLGAGVVNGMKSWFTVAFPEYWLFFLGALFIIVTLYLPKGIIGLLKKRGEQ from the coding sequence ATGAACCAGCCATTGATGCTTACAGCCGCGCAAAAGGCCGGCCCCAAGGTAACGATCGCGGTGGGTGTGGTGATCCTCGCCGTGCTGCTGGCGTTGCCGCTGCTGTCGCTGCTGCCTGCCGATAACGCATTGCATGTCTCGGCCTACACCCTGACGCTGGTGGGCAAGATCCTCTGCTACGCCATCGTCGCCCTGGCCCTGGACCTGGTGTGGGGCTACGCCGGTATGTTGTCCCTGGGGCACGGCCTGTTTTTTGCCCTAGGCGGTTATGCCATGGGCATGTACCTGATGCGCCAGGCCGCCGGCAGCGAGTTGCCGGCGTTCATGACCTTCCTGTCGTGGACCGAACTGCCGTGGTATTGGCTCGGCACCCAGCACTTCCTCTGGGCCCTGTGCCTGGTGGTGTTGGCCCCGGGTTTGCTGGCGCTGGTGTTCGGCTTTTTTGCCTTTCGCTCGCGGATCAAGGGCGTGTATTTCTCGATCATGACCCAGGCCCTGACCTTTGCCGGGATGCTGTTGTTTTTCCGCAACGAGACCGGCTTTGGCGGCAATAACGGCTTTACCAACTTCCGCAGCATCCTGGGCTTCGGTATCACCGAGCCCGGTACCCGCGCGGTGCTGTTCCTGGCCACGGTGCTGCTGTTGGTGGGCAGCCTGTTTATCGGCTGGCGCCTGGCCCGGAGCAAGTTCGGGCGGGTGCTGACGGCCCTGCGCGACGCGGAAAACCGTCTGATGTTCTGCGGCTATGACCCGCGTGGCTTCAAGCTGTTTGTGTGGGTGTTGAGCGCGGTGCTGTGCGGCCTCGCCGGGGCGCTGTACGTGCCGCAAGTGGGCATCATCAACCCCAGCGAAATGTCGCCGACCAACTCCATCGAAGCCGCCGTATGGGTGGCCCTGGGCGGGCGCGGCACACTGATCGGCCCACTGCTGGGTGCCGGCGTGGTCAACGGTATGAAGAGCTGGTTCACCGTGGCCTTCCCGGAGTACTGGCTGTTCTTCCTGGGGGCACTGTTCATTATCGTCACCCTGTACCTGCCCAAGGGCATCATCGGCCTGCTGAAGAAAAGGGGCGAACAATGA